A region of the Campylobacter subantarcticus LMG 24377 genome:
CAGGATTAATTTGCTTAGCAGCACTTGCTACACCACTAATCAAACCTCCCCCGCCAACTGGAGCCAAAATCATATCTAAATCACTAATTTCATCAAGCATTTCAAGCATTAAAGTACCCTGCCCTGCTATAATACTTTCATTTTCAAAAGGATGGATGAAATTTAAATGATGCTCTTTAGCATAATTTAGCGCATAAGCATAAGCCTCATCAAAATTATCTCCTTTTAAGATCACTTTTGCACCTAAATTTTTAGTCGCACTTACTTTTAATAAAGGCGTGGCTTCAGGCATAACAATCACAGCTTCTATATTAAATTTTTTAGCACTAATTGCTACTCCTTGCGCATGGTTTCCTGCACTTGCAGCTATTACACCTGCTTGTTTTTGTTTTTTAGTTAAATTAGCTATTGTATTATAAGCTCCTCTGATTTTATAAGCACCTGTTTTTTGCAAATTTTCACATTTTAAAAAAACATCAGTTTCTAAAAACTCACTCAAAAAAGAAGAGTGCACAAAAGGAGTTTTTAATACAAAATCGGCAATTTTTTGTTTTGCTTGATAAATTTTATTTAATTCAACCATGACTATCCTTTTTGTAGTTCTATTTTAATACAACGATCTTGAACACAATTTATACCATATTTTTTACATTTTTGCATGATTTCATTATTAACAATACCAAGTTGCATCCAAAAATTTTTAATATTTTTACTCAAAAGATCTTCAAAAATTTCATTTGCAAAACTTGCTTTTCTAAACATTATAGCAGTATCAATTTCAAAAGGGATTTCTTTTAAGTTTCTATAAACTCTTTCATTTAAAATAAAATCTTCTTTAGGATAGATGGGATAAATTTTATAACCTAAATCTTGCAAATATTTACTTACAAAATGGGAAGGTTTATCTTGATTAGGACTAAGTCCTATGATGGCTATATTTTTCATAGAACTTAGTATTTTATGACTATCGCTCAATGCTTTTTCCTTTTTAGAGCATTGTATCTAAAATCAATTTAACAAGAAGCTTTTTTATAATCAACAAACAATATAAAATCAAAGCTATTGCAACTAATAAAGCACAAAAGTATAAACATTAGCAAAACCACACTTAGCTCTATAATACCTAGCAAATAAGAACTCACCCCTATGTCAAAATCTAAGGCTATAAAATGTAGGATTAGTCAAACCTATTTTATCTTTAGGTGTAAGTTTTATAGCTAAAGCTTGAGCACTTGAAATAGCATTAGCATAATCTAATGCACAAAAAATTCCTGATAAAATAATCGTATAAAATTTTAATGCAAAAGCAAACATACTGTAAAACTCAAAAAGGAAAAAATCATCACAATGTTAGCACCATATTTATCAAACACTTTACCAGCAAGTGATCTAAAAATCATAGAAAACCCAGCATATATCACAAAAAACATAGATCTAGCAAAAGCTAAATTTAAACTTTGAGCATAAGCACTCATATATGCTATAATAGCACCAAAAGGACATGTGGTTAAAAAGGTTATTAAAGCTAAATTAAACTGATTTTCAAAATAATTATAAATACTAAATTTTCTTTTTATATGATGATGTTTTTTAAATCTTCTTACTTTAAAAAACAGATAAAACCAAAGCTAAAACACTATAACTTTTTTATATTGACATCATCAATAATAAAACCAAAATAAAATCTGAAAAGTAAAGCACCTATAACAAAAACTCTCATAATAAGACCTGTGGTACTAGTTTGAAGGTTTAAAACACCCAAAACATAATCTGCACTAGAAATAGTACTCATACAAAAAAACAAGACAAACAACAAAATTTATCTCAAAAATACAGAAAAAATTTTCATTAAATAAATTATATTTTTTACTAAGACCCATGAAAAAACCTTTCTTAAATTTTTCATTGATATAATCAAGTAATTTTAAAAGTACCTCTTGATTATGAGAAATCCTTTGTAAAAAATTAATTTATTAAATCAACTATTTTAGTAGTAGCAAAGATTATATAAATTCTAACTTATATAAAATTTTTCCTTAAATATACTCCACATTTAAGATGAAAAAAAACTAATAAATTAATCAAAAATTAAATTTTGTAGCTTTGTTATAAATT
Encoded here:
- a CDS encoding CoA-binding protein, which codes for MKNIAIIGLSPNQDKPSHFVSKYLQDLGYKIYPIYPKEDFILNERVYRNLKEIPFEIDTAIMFRKASFANEIFEDLLSKNIKNFWMQLGIVNNEIMQKCKKYGINCVQDRCIKIELQKG